A segment of the Haemorhous mexicanus isolate bHaeMex1 chromosome 3, bHaeMex1.pri, whole genome shotgun sequence genome:
TGTGATTTTCATGAGATAGAGCCACTACTAGGAATTAGGGGCAGCAGGATAGAAACAGCAAGAGATTCCTCTACATGGTTCTTTATTGCTGCTTTGGTGCAGCTATGAGTGGTCAATGTTATATCAATAGTTGCATTTGAGGCTTCTCATTTTAGGATAGTGTCTATTTAAATACTGCTCTTGCCTAGCATGGAAAACTTGGAAATTAatcctgcttgagcaggagattggactagatgacctccaAAACCCCCTTCAAAGATAAATCCTTGGTCAGGAGTGTATTAGTGACTAAGTACTAAGCAAGTGGCGGTGTTTTGTCTGTCCAAGGTATTTTGGAGTGCGCTCCTGGCTGTATCAGTTGGGTAGTACTGATGGCAGACTTCTGGGAATTCCTAcaaattttgctgtgtttgaagGTTATGGCGTTACTCTTCCCATACACCTGGGAGCACTGAAACCTGATGACCTAGGGAGAACCACCTTCGGAAGCAGACTTGGATCATATGCATTCCCGTGCCTAAGTGCAGCTTCCTCTGAGCCTTTTTAAGGCCCTCTGGTGTGAGGCACCgtgtgctgggaaggagaaagtgctggcactggggctgaTGGCTGTCATCGATTTATAGCAGCTCTTCCATTTTGGCACCAGCTTGGGAGTGTTCATGTGGCAGCACCAAGTGTGCCAGAGTGAATGGCTTCTGTGCCCTTCAAAGTTTAATTGTTTAGTAATTAGCAACTCCATAGGGGGAAACTGACCGCAGGAGAGATGAAGTTCACAGCCACAGAGGGATCAAATTGGGACTGGGTCTAGTTGAGGAGCACCTGTAGTCAGACCCAGACTATTGGCTGTTCCTTTCTAGAAAGGAAGCTGGCATGTTACAATAACTGAAGTTGTGATTCACTCTTCAAGTGTGTGAACACACTTGCATCTTTGAATGCTGTTCTTCATGCCATAGATGcattcttcttttccctccacCCTGAACCCTCCTGCTAATTGGAAACATCCCCCCTGTTTACTCAGTTGCTAACAGGATGCTTCATACCAAATAATCAATCATGAGAAATTTCTTAGCTTGTGACACATCTTAATGTACTGAGGAATAATTCTTAGCTGAGAAGGGGATACTGAGTcatctgaaaaaataaacagcccTTGGACACTTAATGCTGTTGATGCTTCCGCTGGTAGTTTTGTAACTTCAGACCTTCACTGCTGCCACGGGGTAGAAACAAACAGTGACTTCTCCCAGGAGTgatgagtgagtgagtgagttcAGAGTTTATGCAACACTTTAGCACATTTTAGATGTGCTTTAAGCACATCTGGCTATGCTGGTCCTGATGCTGCTGTCCGTTTGACAGCAGGCAACTGTAAATGCAACAGGGCCTTGCTGTCATTAGGCATTAGGATCACACGGGTAAGGACATGTGGCATAAACACAGACTTTTTGGAGTCACATTTCAGAGAGTTCAGAGAGCAGACAGTGTGGGCAAGCCCTCAACTCATTTGATGATCATCTACCCCATGGAAaagtggtgctttttttttttttttttttttttttttttttttttttttggtaaataaaTGTAAGCTTTGgctgttgctgtttttttccaaacctGCCTGTTTGACACAGTTGGTTTGCTGCCTGTACTTTGCTCAGGTAGCACCACTCAAAACTGCTGTGGTGCACATGTCCTGTGCTTTTCATCGTGCTCTCAGGTAATGCTTTGTAGAACAGCTGCAGACCCTAAAACTTATACACATCCTCAAGTAAGCAAACacattggagaaaaaaataatgaaagaggGAGTTAAGATTTAGGCTGGGCTCTACTTGGTTGTATTAAGAGCTGTGGCATTGTCTATTTGAAGGCTCTGtgggtggtttgtttttattttttccctagagattttattttaaaaataaggctTAAAAAATGGCTTTACAGTGTATTACTATAGTTTGGCCCAAAACTCATCAGAACTGTCAGAGAGAGATAAGGTCAATGGATTTTTAGTGTTTGCTTTtgaaaggagagaagcagagcacaTGTTGGTTACACTGCCAAGGTCACAGCAAGCTGCGTCACATGGTAGTAGGTGCAGTCAGGTGGAAAGTCTTAGCTGTACCTGAGCTGGCCTGAAAGAGGCCTGCTCTAGGTCTGTGTTGTTTCCTTCCTTCACTTGGATCTGCCAGCATAACCACCTGGGTCATCGCTCCCTAATGATGTTTGGGAATGTGATCGGGGTTCAGATAAGCCTTTGTGACTGCACGCAAGCTGGTCCCAGTCAGTCTGACAGAATGAGGTTAGGGAACCGCCACAGACGTAGGCAGGGAAGAGGGTGTGTTCTCAGTCGGAGGTTACCCTTGtaacccagctctgctgcagtcagGGTGGTGTGCAGTGTACAGCAGCATGGAGTGAGCACTGTAAAGGTACAGGGAATTCTTTTCTCTGGGCGGCCTGAACAGGGCAAGACTGGCAGCAGTGTAACTGTGTCTTGTAACAGGCTGCTTAACACCTCTGTATGCTAAGAGAGagtgtgccctcaccagtgaAGCTCTGACTTGTTTCTTGTCTGGCAAATTGTTTCCTGAAGCTGTGATGCCAGTCTGTAGGTTATTTGTccttttgcttggttttgtaGGTAACCTTGATAGCTTTTACAAGTAACCATGATGGCTTTTTCTGGGCATTGCAGCCTCTAAACCAGTTCACATCTGAAATTTTCACACCTGCTCCTTGTTACATGATTCACAGTGCACACAGAGGGGCCCTTACCTTTGTGTCTAGGAAACTGCAATGCAGTGATACTGAATCCAGCTTTGTAGTATATGTGTCTGAATTACATTGTCTCCTGAATCCAGGTAGGGGTTGTAGATCTGCTAGTAGTGTGCTGCAGATGCTGCTACCACTCTGTGTCCTGTGGATTGCAGCATCTAAATAGGGGCTGAGTCCCTTGTGTGTGATTCAtgtaaaggaaagaaagcaaaccAAATTCTGTCCATTTTCCAGAGTTAAtaattcttttgtttcttatgcAGGGTTGGCTACCAAATGGCTCTCTTGAATAGACGAGTTGGTTTATCCTTAACCCATCTAAGCAGTGCTGTGATCCAACGACAGTTCAGGTAACTTtcagattttgcttttgttttctttagaatGTTTCATGGTTGGAAGAGATGCTGTTAAATTGATCAAGAATAAGATACAGCATTTGTAATTCAAAAGggtaataaatttttttttaaaatcttacaCTTGTCCTTTCATAGGTTGAAAAGTGAGCCCAGACACTCCATTTGCAGGTTCCTAGCATTCTGCATTTTCATATGTGTGTAAGGAGGCTTTTAGGCCTTTGACAGCAATACATGGGCCTGCAAGTAGAAGTTGAAAGTGTCTGTGATTCTCATgcaagtgcaaaaaaaaaaccaacagcgAGCCCCTGCTGATGCAGAGCTAATTACCATGCTCAAAATTATTTAAGAGTTTATCatttatttagaataaaaataatctgaaaaatttACTTTCTCATACTTTAACAGTAtctattttgttgtttttcttttgtttcttgctCCAGGCTCTAGGCATTTAAAGTTTTTAATTTATGGATTTCATATTTTACAATGCCTTGTACAAATCTTGGAGTTTAGTCCCACAGTACACTCTGCCAATTTGGAGAATCTCTAACTTTTTGAAGGGTCAGggcttcagtttaaaggatgagaatAGTCATTCCCAAGATTGTGGTCTAGAGGGGTGATTAAGATAAGGGCTAGGTTGTGTGATAGTCCTGGGAGCTATCTCAAGGAGGTATCCAGGTCTTTCTGGCTTTCTCTTTAAGTGGGCTTCATGAGAGCATTGGCCAGCATACGTTTAAAGCATGTATAAGTGACAATGACAGGGAGGTGAAGTCCAGTCCATAGAGGTGAACAGGACTTCAGAAAACTTAATGGGGTGACCTTTTCTTTGTGGGGTATTCCTCCAAGACTGTGgcagaaatcaaaaaaaaagggaaagaaaagttcTCCCAGGGCAGTTATTTTTGTCTAATGGTTCCTGGACAGTCACATTTATATCTATTTGCTACTGCTGTGTTGTACGCTTGGTCTCACTGAggttttccctgctccttcctgtgACAACACTTCTCTTTTTCCAACCTTctcccttctgcttttcctgttgtGCAGCCACAGATGGTGGGCAGAGGAGAGTGTGGTGTACCACAGTCCCTGCCAAGGATGGGACTGGATGGGATGGCGTGGCTGGTTGCAGAGATTAGTGACttctgagagagagagaggaaagctAAAGTAGGCCTCTACTGTGGGAAATAGATCTTGAAAGGCAGAGCTTGACCTCTGGAGCAGTTGAACTAATGCAGATTGACTCCACTGTCTTTCTTCACTGTGTGTAGAAATTCCTGCTTCAACTGATGTCCATCCACGTCACATTTGGTGTGCATGCTCATCTTTTAGGTAGCTTTGCAAATACAAGCCTTTCCTCATCCAGGGATGATGGTCCCTATTTACACACTTGGGAAAAACAAGATGAATGGTTAGGTTGCTTTCATATGCTGGCCCTGAGTAGTTCAGCTGGCAGCAGGTTtgcattcctgcagctctggccagcATGTTTCTAGTACCTTATTGCAAAGCAGCTgttcagcagcagagaggatcttccttcttttccaatGGTATGTTTGGGTGTCATTTGAAGACAAGCAACAAATCACTCGAGTTTGAACTCACTGAATAAAAGAATAATGGTTTCTATAAGGTAGTATGTTCCTGCTATTCCCAAGAATATTCAGAGTCAGATCTAACAACTAGTATTATGcagtttatttttgttgtttcttatTTCCACAAAGCAAGCATACAGAAGAGAGAGTGTCTCTCTGGATTTCTTTCTACATGGGGAAGGTGGTGATCTCTTAGATTCTAGTTGGGAACAGCTTAGGACGGCCACAGCAGGACCTCAGATGTCTTACTGAGAACAAAATAAACTGTGAGACTCACAGACTTCAGTGAAAGGAAGGTTGATCATGAAAGTCTTTAGTGCTGGGTACTGTGTGCAAGATTGAAGGAGCCTGACTTGAGTCTTAGCTTCCTGCAGGCTTTTTGAAACAGAAGTGAGCacattttttttgcttgtaGATTGAAGCTGCATCATCTGCAGATGCTAAAAAGCCGATGGTATGCAAGCCACTCTTCATGCCATCTTTTAGTTGTGTTTTGGAGTAGAAAGGTCATTTTGTATTTGACATTTAGTAAAGAGTGTGCAAAGGCCCAAGTAGCATCTGGCTTTCAAAGAGCACATTGAATGCAGTCAGTGCGTCACCCATATGGTATATATTCGTTGCTGGTGCCTTCTGAGTGGCTTGTGTAATGACAAGATTCTGTTCTGGGCTTGCCTTTGCTCCCCAAAGATTATTGAGGAGACCTGTCTGTCGTTCTCTCCTGTCTTTCGGTAGCATCACTGGGGCGTGCCGAGCAATACAGAAACTAACCCGTGTGCGAGTGGTGGACAACAGCGCCTTGGGGAACACGCCCTACCACCGGCCACCAAAATGCATCCACGTGTATAACAAGACTGGAGTTGGCAAAGTTGGAGATAAGATCCTTCTGGCTatcaaaggagaaaagaagaaggCTTTAATTGTAGGGCACAAGATGCCTGGCCCCACCATGACGCCTCGATTTGATTCCAACAATGTGGTACTCATAGAAGATAATGGAAACCCAATAGGGACTAGAATAAGAACACCAATACCCTATACACTTCGAAGAAGAGAAGGCGAGTTCTCCAAAGTATTGGCCATTGCCCGCAACTTTGTATGAATGCTAAGAGAGGTCTTCAGTGATCCTTTCATATCCTTTCATGCAGTAGCTGTTCCTTGGTC
Coding sequences within it:
- the MRPL14 gene encoding large ribosomal subunit protein uL14m — protein: MALLNRRVGLSLTHLSSAVIQRQFSITGACRAIQKLTRVRVVDNSALGNTPYHRPPKCIHVYNKTGVGKVGDKILLAIKGEKKKALIVGHKMPGPTMTPRFDSNNVVLIEDNGNPIGTRIRTPIPYTLRRREGEFSKVLAIARNFV